CGCACAGAACTTGGTTTTGCTTGTAAAATTAAATCGTCTCCGCATGGTAATTTTTACATCCGCGAATCATAAGCTGGACAATACTTGCTGACTTCAACGGCTGTAAAATGAAAAATAAAATCATAAAAAACAGTTGACTGAATGCTCATTCATTATTACACTATACATAGAATTAAATTGTAAGCGATTTCTTACAAGGGAACTGCAGGAGAAAAAAGAAAGGGGAAAATGAGATGAACATACTACTCATCGCAAACTGGATATTATTTGTAGCAGTCGTCGTATACGGCGTCGGGCTATTTCTATATCTGCTGAAAACCCGGTACGAATTCATTCGGCTTGGTAGAAAAGAAGAATTTGACAACAACGTCAAAGAACGTCTCAGAAAAATCTGGGTCTACGTATTCGGACAAAAGAAACTATTGAAAGATAAAAAGAGCGGGGCCATTCACGTGATGTTCTTCTACGGATTCCTGCTCGTCCAATTTGGTGCAATCGATCTTATCTGGAAAGGATTAAAGCCGGGATCGCACTTGCCGCTTGGCCCGCTGTATCCGGCATTCACATTCTTCCAGGAGATTGTCGTATTCGTCATTCTGGTTGCGGTAGTGTGGGCATTCTACCGCCGTTATATGGAAAAACTTGTTCGTCTGAAAAGAGGCTGGAAATCCGGACTGGTCCTGATTTTCATCGGATTGCTGATGCTTTCCACACTCGTTGCAAACGGCGCGAACATGATCTGGCATAATGAGGGGACGACTTGGACAGAACCGATGGCGTCCATAATCGCTTCAGTATTCAGCGGATTGCCGACTGGCGCAGCCGTCACTATCTTCTTTGTCGGCTGGTGGGTACACTTACTGACGCTTCTGACGTTCCTTGTATATGTGCCGCAATCCAAGCACGCGCACTTAATCGCAGGTCCGGCCAACGTTTATTTCCATCGCCTCGACCATGCAGGCCGTCTGAAGCCTATCGATTTTGAAGCGCTTGAAGAAGTTGAGGACGAAGAGGAAATGCCGCCGCTTGGTGTGGGCAAAATTACCGATTTTACACAGGCGCAAATGATCGACTTCTATGCTTGTGTGGAATGCGGACGCTGTACGAATATGTGTCCGGCAACGGGAACAGGGAAAATGCTGTCACCGATGGATCTGATTACGAAATTGCGTGATCATCTGACAAACACAGGGGCTGTCATGACGAAGCAAAAACCTTGGGTGCCGCAACTCATGTTTAATAATACACAGGGGAATCAGCTGGCATTTGCTGCTGCGGCAGAAGGAGTGACAGTTGATGAGTTGTACAATCCTTCATTGATTGGCGATGTCATCACAGAAGAGGAAATCTGGGCATGTACGACGTGCCGTAACTGTGAAGATCAATGTCCTGTCATGAACGAACACGTTGACAAAATCATCGACCTTCGCCGTTACCTTGTTATGACGGAAGGGAAGATGGACGCGGATGCACAGCGCGCGATGACAAACATCGAGCGTCAGGGAAATCCGTGGGGCCTTAACCGAAAAGAGAAGGAAAACTGGAGAGATGCGCGTCCTGACTTGCACATCCCGACAGTGAAAGAAGCGAAAAAAGCTGGAGAAGACTTCGAATACTTACTATGGGTAGGTTCCATGGGTGCATTCGATAATCGCTCACAGAAAATCGCGCTGTCATTCGCACACTTGCTGAATGAAGCAGGCGTAAGCTTCGCGATTCTCGGCAATAAAGAGAAAAACTCGGGTGATACACCGCGCCGTCTCGGAAATGAGTTCTTATTCCAAGAATTGGCGACTGCCAATATTGCAGAGTTTGAAAAAGCGAACGTTTCGAAAATTGTCACGATCGATCCGCACGCATATAATATCTTCAAGAATGAATATCCGGATTTCGGACTGCAGGCGATTGTCAAACACCATACGGAGCTGTTGTATGAACTCGTCATGGCAGGCAAACTGGTTCCAAAGCATGCGATCAATGAAACGATCACATTCCACGACTCCTGTTACCTGGGCCGTTATAACGATGTCTATGATCAGCCAAGAGAAATTCTCAAAGCGATCCCGGGCGTCCAGCTGGTGGAAATGAAACGTAATCGCCAGGACGGCATGTGCTGTGGCGCAGGCGGCGGTATGATGTGGATGGAAGAAGATGCAGGCCAGCGCGTCAACGTAGCACGTACAGAACAGGCACTTGAAGTCAGTCCCGGCATCATTTCCTCGGGTTGTCCGTACTGCTTAACGATGCTGTCTGACGGAACGAAGGCTGTGGAAGTGGAAGATGGAGTCGGAACATATGACATCGCAGAACTGTTAGAGCGCTCCATTTTCGGAGAGGAACAGACAGTAACTGAACCAGAAATCGCAGAGGAGCCTGAAGTCTCCGTCGCGGTGCCTGAATTGGCCGCATCTGCTGAAACTGCCGAAACTGCGGATGAAGCACTGAATAACAGCGACGAAACATCGAATTAAAATTATTGCGAATAACGCGGCAATAACGTACAATTAGAATATCTAAAACGCTGACAAGAAGAATGCTAGTTTACTAAGAGGGTACTTTGGGCTAACCTAAATTTTTGAGACAATATAAAACACCTTCGAAGTGGTACACTTGTAAAAAGTACTTACAACGGAGGTGTTTTTGCGTGGGCAAAAACGTATATTCAAGCGAAGTAAAATGGGCAGTTGTCAAAGATAAATTGAGTGGGGAATTAACAACTAAAGAAATTATGGAGAAGCACGGAGTCAAAAATAAATCCCAGATTGAAACCTGGATGAGATGGTATCGTGCAAATGAAATATATCGTTTTGATCAACCGATAGGTAAACAATATACCTTCGGTCATGGACCAGAACTTTCGAGTGAAGCGGACAAGAAAGAACGACAGATGTCTCATTTAAAAATGGAGAATGAGATTCTAAAAAAGTACATGGAGATCGAAAGGAGATTGAGAAAGAAATAGTTCTTCAGATTGTGGAAAAACTAAAAAAGAAGTATACAATAACAGCCATTTTATCCGCATTAGGAGTACCACGAGCTACCTACTATAGGTGGCGTCTGGAGGAAACGGATAAGTCTCTTTCAGTGGAAGAGGAGGCTATTATAGAATTGTGTAAACGCACTAAATATCGGAATGGACATAGAAAAATCAAAGCATTTCTAAAGCAGGAATACAACATAGAATTGAATCGCAATACGGTTCAACGCCTCATGCAAAAGCATAACTTACAGTGTCGTATCAAGCCTAAACGAAAGTGGAAATCTCAAGGGGAAAGTATCATAATTGCCCCAGATCTTCTTAAACGTAATTTCACAGCTAGTGAACCGAATCAGAAGTGGGTAACCGACATCACCTATATCCAGTATGGTAGTACGACAAAATATCTTTCAACCATTATGGATTTATACAATAATGAAATTGTTGCTTACAAATTATACGACCATCAACAGACACCACTCGTAATTGACACATTAAAGGCGGCACTAGCTGCGAGAAACCACCCCACAGGAGTGATTATACATTCGGATCAAGGGAGTGTGTATACGTCATACGCGTATCAAGCCTATATCAAGGATAACGACCTGATCGGCAGCATGTCACGTCGAGGAAACTGTTGGGACAATGCGGTGATTGAATCATTTCATTCGAGTCTGAAATCTGAAGAATTTCAATACGTTAAATTTAATTCATTACGCAATAATATTGTAGTTGAACGAGTAATTGCCTATTTAAATTATTATAATGAAGAACGTATCCAAGAAAAATTAGGCTACCTGACACCGATAAAATATGGTGTCAAAGCAGCCTAATCATGGTGTTTTATATGTGTCTCATATCGCTAGGTCAGTCTAACTTGTACCCTCTTATCTTATTAGCGAATATCGAGCGAGCGTTCAGTCAATATAAAAATAGGGGGAATGAAACAATGAGAACAGTAATCTTACAGGGTGCCAGAACACCGTTTGGAAAATTAGGCGGTGCGCTGCAATCACTGTCTGCAAGTGACCTAGGCGGGATCGCAATCAAAGAGGCATTATCGCGTGCGGGCATACAGGGCGACCAAGTGGATGAAGTCATCATGGGGACTGTGCTGCAGGCAGGACAGGGGCAAATTCCATCTCGTCAAGCGGCTGTAAAGGGCGGCATTCCGTATCAGGTTAAAACGGAAACGATCAATAAAGTTTGCGCTTCCGGAATGCGCAGCATCACGCTTGCTGATCAGCTGATCCGTCTCGGCGACGAGAAAGTCATTGTGGCAGGCGGCATGGAGTCAATGTCCAGCGCGCCGTACTACGCCAATGTCCGCTCAGGATTGAAAATGGGTGACAGCACATTGGTAGACGGCATGATCTATGACGGTTTGACTTGTTCATTCTCTCCTGGCAATGTCCACATGGGCACATACGGCAACAGGACAGCAAATGATTTCTCATTAAGCCGTGAAACACAGGACCAATGGGCGCTTCGCAGCCATGAGCGCGCACTGAACGCAATCGATAATAAATGGTTTGAAGATGAAATTGTGCCTGTCAGCATTCCGCAGCGAAAAGGTGACCCGGCAGTCATCACAGAAGACGAAGGCCCGCGCAGAGGCAGTTCACTCGAAGCATTGGCAAAACTGCGTCCGGCATTCGGTAAAGACGGAAGTGTTACAGCAGGAAACGCGCCAGGCATTAACGACGGAGCATGTGCTGTCGTGCTGATGAATGAAGACGAAGCGAAAAAACAAGGAAAAGAACCGCTGGCTGTCATTCTGGGGCACGCAGAAGTAGCGATTGAACCGGAACGTTTCCCTGAAACACCGGGGCATGTAATCAACGCACTTCTTGAAAAAACGGGAAAGACAACAGATGATATCGATTTATATGAAATTAATGAAGCGTTCGCGGTCGTTGCGCTTGCAAGCTCGCAAATCGCAGAACTCGATGAAGAAAAAGTCAATGTCAATGGCGGGGCAGTGGCACTTGGCCACCCGATCGGCGCAAGCGGGGCGCGCGTCGTTCTAACTTTGGCGAATGAACTGAAACGCCGCGGCGGCGGAATCGGCATTGCGGCAATTTGTTCAGGCGGCGGCCAAGGTGATGCCATCATGATTGAAGTACCAAAATCAAACTGACCGGGAGGCATTTCAGATGACAATCGAGAAAGTATTCGTAATCGGCGCAGGCCAAATGGGCGGAGGGATCGCCCAGGTCTGTGCACAGGCAGGCTATGAAGTCACACTTCACGATATTAATGAAGCTGCACATGACCGCGGTTTTGAGGTCATTAAGAAAAACTTATCGCGTAACGTGGAAAAGGGCCGTATGACTGAGGGAGAGAAAGAAGAGATCCTTGGCCGTTTCACGAAGTCGGTAGATCTGCAAAATGCAAAACATGCCGATATCGTGATTGAAGCAGCAGTCGAAAATATGGAAGTAAAATCAAAAATATTTGCAGAGCTGGATGAAATCACACCGTCTCATACGATTCTCGCAACAAATACTTCTTCATTGCCGATTACAGAAATCGGTGCGGCAACGAAACGTCCCGGTAAAGTCATCGGCATGCATTTCATGAATCCGGTGCCGGTGATGCAGCTTGTGGAAGTCATTCGCGGCCTTGCGACAGACGATGATGTCTATGAAGCAGTGGAAGACATGACAAAGAAGCTCAACAAAACACCGGTGGAAGTAAATGATTATCCGGGATTCGTTGCAAACCGTGTGCTTATGCCGATGATCAACGAAGCAATCTTCACACTGTATGAAGGCGTCGCAACGAAAGAAGCAATCGACGATGTCATGAAAATGGGCATGAATCACCCGATGGGGCCGCTGCAGCTGGCAGATTTCATTGGACTCGATACATGTTTGTATATTATGGAAACCTTGTATGAAGGATTTGGAGACTCGAAATACCGTCCGTGTCCGCTGCTCCGTAAATACGTCAAAGCGGGCTGGTACGGTAAAAAGACGGGCCGCGGATTTTACTCATACGAATAATTTTATTAAGCTGAAAGCAAGAGGTGAAAAGAATGGATTTCATGTTAACAGAAGAGCAACAAATGATGCGTCAAATGGTCCGGGACTTTGCAAAAAACGAGATCGAGCCTTGGATTCCACGAATGGAAGAAGGGGAATTTCCTCGTGAATTGCTGGAGAAAATGGGCGGGCTCGGATTGATGGGGATTACAGCGCCTGAGAAATACGGAGGTTCAGAAATGGACTTTCTGTCATACATTATCGCCATTCACGAACTGTCAAAAGTAAGTGCAGTCATGGGTGTTGTTCTGTCCGTCCATACTTCTGTTGGCATGAATCCAATCCTCTACTTCGGCACAGAAGAACAAAAGAACCGCTATTTGCCGAAGATGGCGTCTGGTGAATACCTCGGCGCGTTCTGCCTGACAGAAGCATCATCGGGATCAGATGCAGGCTCATTGAAAACATCAGCTAAGCGGGTGGATGACCACTACGTCATTAACGGTTCTAAAATGTTCATCACAAACGGCGGAGAAGCGGACGTCTACATCGTCTTCGCAAACACCGCGCCTGACAAAGGAACATATGGCATCACAGCATTCATCGTCGACCGTGACACACCGGGACTTTCCATCGGCAAAGATGAAAAGAAAATGGGATTGCACGGCTCGCGGACTGTTGCGCTGAGCTTCGATAATATGAAAGTACCTGCAGAAAACAGACTCGGTGAAGAAGGCGGCGGCTTTAAAATCGCCATGGCCAATCTGGACGTCGGCCGCATCGGCATCGCAGCGCAGGCACTCGGCATAGCGGAAGCATCACTTGAAGCTGCAGTCAGTTACGCCAAAGAACGCGAACAATTTGGCAAACCAATCGCAGCCAATCAAGGAATCGGCTTCAAACTGTCCGATATGGCAACCGCAGCAGAAGCCGCCCGACTGCTCGTCTACCGTGCGGCATGGCTGCGCGCAGAAGGCAAACCGTGCGGGAAAGAAGCCTCCATGGCCAAATTATTTGCAGCACAGACTGCAGTAGACAACTCCATCGAAGCCGTTCAAGTATTTGGCGGCTACGGCTACACAAAAGACTATCCGGCAGAACGTTACTTCCGCGATGCGAAAGTATGCCAAATCTACGAAGGCACAAGCGAAATCCAAAAAGTAGTCATCGCCAAACACATCACAGGCTGACGAACAGGGGATGGATAACGCACAGAGACCGCCTGTCTGATGTAATAGCGCGGATGGGCGGCGGATTGGCAAGGCCAGCCGGCGGAATCGCGTGGTCTTGGTTTCCGATGGCGCGGTCCGCCAGCCATAAAAATTTCATTAATCAAACAAAAGGGTGGGAGTATAATGGACTTTAAACTGACAGAAGAACACGAAATGATTCGCAAAATGGTACGGGACTTTGCACAAAAAGAAGTAGCACCAACCGCAGCACAGCGCGACGAAGACGAGACATTCGACATGGATATTTTCCGTAAGATGGCCGAACTCGGACTGACAGGAATTCCGTGGCCTGAAGAGTACGGCGGCATCGGCAGCGACTACCTGGCCTATGTGATCGCAGTGGAAGAGCTGTCACGTGTCTGCGCATCTACAGGAGTTGTCCTTTCCGCACATACATCACTAGCAGGATGGCCGCTGTTCAAATATGGCAATGAAGAGCAAAAACAAAAATACTTACGCCCGCTCGCTGAAGGCTCCAAAATGGGCGCATACTGTCTGACAGAAGCAGGCTCAGGCTCAGATGCTGGCGGCATGAAAACTACGGCAAAGCTTGACGGTGACGATTACGTGCTGAACGGCTCGAAAATCTTCATCACGAACGGCGGAATTGCCGACACATACATTGTCTTTGCGGTAACGGATCCTGAATCCAAACATAAAGGAACAAGCGCATTCATCGTTGAAAGTACATTTGAAGGCTTCTCAGTAGGTAAGAAAGAGAAAAAATTGGGCATTCGTTCATCTCCGACAA
The Sporosarcina sp. P33 genome window above contains:
- a CDS encoding (Fe-S)-binding protein, which translates into the protein MNILLIANWILFVAVVVYGVGLFLYLLKTRYEFIRLGRKEEFDNNVKERLRKIWVYVFGQKKLLKDKKSGAIHVMFFYGFLLVQFGAIDLIWKGLKPGSHLPLGPLYPAFTFFQEIVVFVILVAVVWAFYRRYMEKLVRLKRGWKSGLVLIFIGLLMLSTLVANGANMIWHNEGTTWTEPMASIIASVFSGLPTGAAVTIFFVGWWVHLLTLLTFLVYVPQSKHAHLIAGPANVYFHRLDHAGRLKPIDFEALEEVEDEEEMPPLGVGKITDFTQAQMIDFYACVECGRCTNMCPATGTGKMLSPMDLITKLRDHLTNTGAVMTKQKPWVPQLMFNNTQGNQLAFAAAAEGVTVDELYNPSLIGDVITEEEIWACTTCRNCEDQCPVMNEHVDKIIDLRRYLVMTEGKMDADAQRAMTNIERQGNPWGLNRKEKENWRDARPDLHIPTVKEAKKAGEDFEYLLWVGSMGAFDNRSQKIALSFAHLLNEAGVSFAILGNKEKNSGDTPRRLGNEFLFQELATANIAEFEKANVSKIVTIDPHAYNIFKNEYPDFGLQAIVKHHTELLYELVMAGKLVPKHAINETITFHDSCYLGRYNDVYDQPREILKAIPGVQLVEMKRNRQDGMCCGAGGGMMWMEEDAGQRVNVARTEQALEVSPGIISSGCPYCLTMLSDGTKAVEVEDGVGTYDIAELLERSIFGEEQTVTEPEIAEEPEVSVAVPELAASAETAETADEALNNSDETSN
- a CDS encoding 3-hydroxybutyryl-CoA dehydrogenase produces the protein MTIEKVFVIGAGQMGGGIAQVCAQAGYEVTLHDINEAAHDRGFEVIKKNLSRNVEKGRMTEGEKEEILGRFTKSVDLQNAKHADIVIEAAVENMEVKSKIFAELDEITPSHTILATNTSSLPITEIGAATKRPGKVIGMHFMNPVPVMQLVEVIRGLATDDDVYEAVEDMTKKLNKTPVEVNDYPGFVANRVLMPMINEAIFTLYEGVATKEAIDDVMKMGMNHPMGPLQLADFIGLDTCLYIMETLYEGFGDSKYRPCPLLRKYVKAGWYGKKTGRGFYSYE
- a CDS encoding acyl-CoA dehydrogenase; protein product: MDFMLTEEQQMMRQMVRDFAKNEIEPWIPRMEEGEFPRELLEKMGGLGLMGITAPEKYGGSEMDFLSYIIAIHELSKVSAVMGVVLSVHTSVGMNPILYFGTEEQKNRYLPKMASGEYLGAFCLTEASSGSDAGSLKTSAKRVDDHYVINGSKMFITNGGEADVYIVFANTAPDKGTYGITAFIVDRDTPGLSIGKDEKKMGLHGSRTVALSFDNMKVPAENRLGEEGGGFKIAMANLDVGRIGIAAQALGIAEASLEAAVSYAKEREQFGKPIAANQGIGFKLSDMATAAEAARLLVYRAAWLRAEGKPCGKEASMAKLFAAQTAVDNSIEAVQVFGGYGYTKDYPAERYFRDAKVCQIYEGTSEIQKVVIAKHITG
- a CDS encoding IS3 family transposase (programmed frameshift) codes for the protein MGKNVYSSEVKWAVVKDKLSGELTTKEIMEKHGVKNKSQIETWMRWYRANEIYRFDQPIGKQYTFGHGPELSSEADKKERQMSHLKMENEILKKVHGDRKEIEKEIVLQIVEKLKKKYTITAILSALGVPRATYYRWRLEETDKSLSVEEEAIIELCKRTKYRNGHRKIKAFLKQEYNIELNRNTVQRLMQKHNLQCRIKPKRKWKSQGESIIIAPDLLKRNFTASEPNQKWVTDITYIQYGSTTKYLSTIMDLYNNEIVAYKLYDHQQTPLVIDTLKAALAARNHPTGVIIHSDQGSVYTSYAYQAYIKDNDLIGSMSRRGNCWDNAVIESFHSSLKSEEFQYVKFNSLRNNIVVERVIAYLNYYNEERIQEKLGYLTPIKYGVKAA
- a CDS encoding acetyl-CoA C-acetyltransferase: MRTVILQGARTPFGKLGGALQSLSASDLGGIAIKEALSRAGIQGDQVDEVIMGTVLQAGQGQIPSRQAAVKGGIPYQVKTETINKVCASGMRSITLADQLIRLGDEKVIVAGGMESMSSAPYYANVRSGLKMGDSTLVDGMIYDGLTCSFSPGNVHMGTYGNRTANDFSLSRETQDQWALRSHERALNAIDNKWFEDEIVPVSIPQRKGDPAVITEDEGPRRGSSLEALAKLRPAFGKDGSVTAGNAPGINDGACAVVLMNEDEAKKQGKEPLAVILGHAEVAIEPERFPETPGHVINALLEKTGKTTDDIDLYEINEAFAVVALASSQIAELDEEKVNVNGGAVALGHPIGASGARVVLTLANELKRRGGGIGIAAICSGGGQGDAIMIEVPKSN
- a CDS encoding acyl-CoA dehydrogenase; the protein is MDFKLTEEHEMIRKMVRDFAQKEVAPTAAQRDEDETFDMDIFRKMAELGLTGIPWPEEYGGIGSDYLAYVIAVEELSRVCASTGVVLSAHTSLAGWPLFKYGNEEQKQKYLRPLAEGSKMGAYCLTEAGSGSDAGGMKTTAKLDGDDYVLNGSKIFITNGGIADTYIVFAVTDPESKHKGTSAFIVESTFEGFSVGKKEKKLGIRSSPTTEVVLDNCRVPKENLLGEEGDGFIIAMKTLDGGRNGIAAQAVGIAQGALDAAIDYSKERVQFGKPIVANQGISFKLADMATATEASRLLTYQAAWLESNDLPYGKASAMAKLMAGDTAMKVTTEAVQVFGGYGYTKDYPVERYMRDAKITQIYEGTQEIQRLVISRMLTK